One genomic segment of Magnetococcales bacterium includes these proteins:
- a CDS encoding addiction module protein, whose protein sequence is MNKTVTAIEAETRKLTPTARLELVDAILGSLDETDTEMDRLWSREAEDRLAAYRRGELSAVSLSDIFPAYGRP, encoded by the coding sequence ATGAACAAAACCGTCACCGCCATCGAAGCGGAAACCCGCAAACTCACCCCGACGGCGCGCCTGGAACTGGTGGACGCCATCCTGGGCAGCCTGGATGAAACGGACACGGAGATGGATCGGCTCTGGTCACGGGAAGCGGAAGATCGTTTGGCCGCCTACCGGCGAGGGGAGCTGAGCGCCGTTTCCCTTTCCGACATTTTTCCGGCATACGGCAGGCCATGA
- a CDS encoding DUF3696 domain-containing protein, whose amino-acid sequence MILKALTLENFKGIREPVRIKFAPVTLLFGPNNAGKSTVVQALHYAREIFERGNADPGRTLLGGDVLDLGGFDSLVHNHDRSLPIRMRFELDLSREDLPTFQHDAEMNADANAWSRQVKSAALDIRIEWNRWLDGPCVAHYAVEINRTLFATLRFADSGRGIILEFPEAAHPLFEQDEDEESRQDILAGLSDYRPTGADESSLMLEGLDTPLPTWGSPLPFARENWLIDGTGEESERIYTLASFTDVISGLIVGPGMILKDVLQRFRYLSPFREMPGRNHHPARSPDEFRWSNGMAAWDLLLLKGETLVEKVNAWLTHEERLNAGYRVEVKRYKELEVNGPLMMALTGETVLDDEEWIRDAVRSLPERRQLLIRDQRRDVELFPQDVGVGISQVVPVLVAGLHSQMGIVAIEEPESNIHPAFQVALGDLFISQTREKPDLMFLVETHSEHLMLRFLRRIRETGENELPPGAPSLTPEGIAVYFVEPDDDGPRIHRIRIDRDGDFIDRWPRGFFQERMKELYGS is encoded by the coding sequence ATGATCCTCAAAGCCCTCACCCTGGAGAACTTCAAGGGCATCCGCGAGCCGGTGCGCATCAAGTTCGCGCCGGTGACGCTGCTCTTCGGCCCCAACAACGCGGGCAAAAGCACCGTCGTCCAGGCGCTCCACTACGCCCGGGAGATCTTCGAACGCGGCAACGCCGACCCGGGCCGTACCCTCCTGGGCGGGGATGTGCTGGACCTGGGCGGCTTCGACAGCCTGGTCCACAACCACGACCGCAGCCTGCCCATCCGCATGCGCTTCGAGTTGGATCTGAGCCGGGAGGACCTCCCCACCTTCCAACACGATGCGGAGATGAACGCCGACGCGAATGCCTGGAGCCGGCAGGTCAAAAGCGCCGCGTTGGACATCCGCATCGAATGGAACCGCTGGCTGGATGGCCCTTGCGTGGCCCACTACGCCGTGGAGATCAACCGAACCCTGTTCGCCACCCTGCGGTTCGCCGATTCAGGGCGGGGCATCATTTTGGAGTTCCCCGAAGCGGCCCATCCCCTGTTTGAGCAGGATGAGGACGAAGAGAGCCGTCAGGACATCCTCGCCGGCCTCTCGGACTATCGCCCCACTGGCGCGGACGAATCGAGCCTGATGCTGGAGGGGTTGGACACCCCGTTGCCAACCTGGGGCTCCCCCTTGCCATTCGCCCGGGAGAATTGGCTTATCGATGGCACTGGCGAAGAGTCAGAGCGGATCTACACGCTGGCGAGCTTCACCGATGTGATCAGCGGCCTCATCGTCGGCCCCGGCATGATCTTGAAGGATGTACTCCAACGCTTCCGCTACCTGAGCCCCTTCCGGGAGATGCCTGGCCGCAATCACCATCCCGCCCGGTCGCCCGATGAATTCCGTTGGTCCAACGGCATGGCCGCCTGGGATCTGCTGCTGCTCAAAGGCGAAACGCTGGTGGAGAAGGTCAACGCCTGGCTAACTCACGAGGAGCGACTGAACGCCGGTTACCGGGTGGAGGTGAAGCGCTACAAGGAGCTGGAGGTCAACGGCCCCCTGATGATGGCCCTGACCGGCGAAACCGTACTGGATGATGAAGAGTGGATCCGCGACGCGGTGAGAAGCCTTCCCGAACGGCGGCAACTGCTGATCCGCGACCAGCGGCGGGATGTGGAACTCTTCCCCCAGGACGTGGGCGTGGGCATCTCCCAGGTGGTGCCGGTGCTGGTGGCCGGCCTCCACAGCCAGATGGGCATCGTCGCCATCGAGGAGCCGGAATCCAACATCCATCCTGCATTCCAGGTGGCCCTGGGGGATCTGTTCATCTCCCAGACCCGGGAAAAACCGGACCTGATGTTCCTGGTAGAGACCCACAGCGAGCACCTGATGCTCCGCTTCCTGCGCCGCATCCGGGAGACCGGCGAGAATGAACTCCCGCCCGGCGCGCCGTCGCTGACCCCCGAGGGAATCGCCGTCTACTTCGTTGAACCGGACGATGATGGCCCCCGCATTCACCGCATCCGCATCGACCGGGATGGCGATTTCATCGACCGCTGGCCCCGAGGCTTCTTCCAGGAGCGCATGAAGGAGCTGTACGGATCATGA